The following proteins are encoded in a genomic region of Thunnus maccoyii chromosome 8, fThuMac1.1, whole genome shotgun sequence:
- the cab39l1 gene encoding calcium binding protein 39, like 1, whose protein sequence is MPFPFGKSQKSPAEIVRSLKEHVAYMEKLDAGDSKKCEKVAEEVSKNLASLKEVLCGTGDKEPQTEAVAQLAQELYNTNLLIALIANLQRIDFEGKKDVVHLFSNIVRRQIGTRTPTVEYISTHPEILFMLLKGYESAEVALNCGMMLRECLRHEPLARTVLFSEELYCFFRYVELSTFDIASDAFASFKDLLTRHKIMCADFLENNYDRVFTEYEKLLHSDNYVTKRQSLKLLGELLLDRHNFTVMTKYISRAENLKLMMNLLRDNSRNIQFEAFHVFKVFVANPNKTQPVLDILLKNQTKLVEFLSHFQTDRSEDEQFCDEKNYLIKQIRDLKRPTAPEEA, encoded by the exons ATGCCTTTTCCTTTTGGGAAGTCTCAGAAGAGTCCAGCTGAAATAGTGAGGAGTTTGAAGGAGCATGTGGCTTATATGGAGAAGCTGGACGCTGGAGACAGCAAGAAGTGTGAAAAG GTTGCAGAGGAGGTGTCTAAAAATCTGGCTTCCCTGAAGGAGGTGCTTTGTGGAACAGGTGACAAGGAGCCTCAGACCGAGGCAGTGGCTCAGCTCGCACAAGAGCTGTACAACACCAACCTCCTCATTGCTCTCATTGCAAATTTGCAGAGGATTGATTTCGAG ggGAAGAAGGATGTGGTTCATTTGTTCAGCAATATTGTGAGACGTCAGATTGGCACCAGAACACCCACAGTAGAATACATTTCTACTCACCCTGAGATCCTCTTCATGCTTCTAAAAGG atatgagagtgcaGAAGTGGCTCTGAACTGTGGAATGATGCTGAGAGAGTGCCTGCGTCACGAGCCTTTGGCACGAACGGTGCTCTTCTCTGAAGAGTTGTACTGCTTTTTCCGTTACGTGGAGCTCTCAACCTTTGACATTGCCTCAGAtgcttttgcctcattcaaG GATCTCCTCACAAGACACAAGATTATGTGCGCAGATTTCCTGGAGAACAACTATGACAGG gtGTTTACAGAATACGAGAAGCTCCTGCATTCTGACAACTACGTCACCAAACGACAGTCTTTGAAG CTCCTTGGGGAACTTCTCCTGGATAGACACAACTTCACTGTCATGACAAAGTACATCAGTCGGGCAGAGAACTTGAAGCTGATGATGAACTTGCTAAGAGACAACAGCCGAAACATCCAGTTTGAGGCGTTCCACGTCTTCAAG GTATTTGTCGCAAACCCCAACAAGACTCAGCCCGTGCTGGACATACTGCTGAAGAACCAGACCAAGCTAGTGGAGTTCCTGAGCCACTTCCAGACAGACAGATCTGAGGATGAGCAGTTCTGTGACGAGAAGAACTATCTGATTAAGCAGATCCGGGACCTGAAGAGGCCCACGGCACCGGAGGAAGCTTAA